The DNA window GTTCAGCACATGGTCACCAGTATATTGAAGTTGAACGCCACACCACAGGCAGACGCTGCTGATGCATTGGCAGTAGCTTTGTGTCATATTCATACCTCGCAAAGTCTGATTAAAATGTCAGGCAAAACGTCAGGCAAAATTTCTAAGATCGTACGCGGTCGCTTAAGAAGATAAATAAGGCAGGGCAATAAATCGATGATCGGCAGAATAAAAGGTACGTTAATTGACAAAACTCCCCCAGATGTCTTAGTTGACGTTAACGGCGTGGGCTATGAAATTCAATTGCCGATGACCAGTTTTTATCAGCTTCCCAACATAGGTGAAGTGGCAACTATTTATACTCACTTTATTGTGCGCGAAGATGCGCAATTATTGTTCGGCTTTTCAGATACCTCAGAGCGAGCCTTGTTTCGAGAACTCATTAAAGCCAATGGCGTGGGCCCGAAGCTCGCATGCACAATTTTGTCTGGCATGTCGGCACAAGATTTTGTGCAGTGTGTCATTCACGAAGATATTTCAAATCTGGTCAAGCTTCCTGGCGTCGGAAAGAAAACTGCTGAGCGTCTAGTGGTAGAATTAAAAGATAAGTTAGAAAAACTATCTCGTTCTGACGTGCACTTTGATAGTTCAGCGCCAAGCTTGCCGAATAGCCAAATTCAGCGACCGAGCTTACGTGGCGATGCGCATGCTAAAAATGAAGCCTTAAGTGCGCTACTCGCACTCGGTTATAAACCCATGCAGGCCGAAAAAGTCATCAAGCAAGTTTATGTTGAAGGAATGACAAGTGAGCAGGCTATCCGAGAGTCACTCAGAGCAATGAGTTAACAAAATGATGTTTATGATAATGAATGGATGTTTGCTAGTTGGTGTTCAGCTTATCGTTAGTCTTGAAAGATTATATAAAGGCAAGGAGTCGTTATGATTGAAGCAGATCGCTTAATACAAGCCGTTGCTGATCCAGAAGATGAAGTTATCGATCGCGCAATTCGACCCAAAATGCTCAGCGACTATACTGGTCAAGCTCATGTTTGTGAACAAATGGAAATATTCATCCAAGCGGCTAGAAAGCGCAGTGATGCGCTTGACCATCTGCTCATATTTGGACCTCCAGGCTTAGGTAAAACAACTTTGGCCAACATCGTTGCCAACGAAATGGGGGTAAATATAAAAACTACCTCAGGACCGGTATTGGAAAAAGCCGGTGATTTGGCTGCTTTACTTACCAACCTTGAAGAAAACGATGTGTTGTTCATCGATGAAATTCATCGCTTAAGTCCGGTTGTCGAAGAAATTTTGTATCCTGCGATGGAAGATTATCAATTAGATATTATGATTGGCGAAGGGCCCGCAGCGCGCAGCATTAAACTTGACCTACCTCCATTTACACTAATTGGTGCAACCACGCGAGCCGGTTCGTTAACCTCTCCATTGCGAGACCGTTTTGGAATTGTGCAGCGTTTAGAGTTCTACAATGTTTCT is part of the Glaciecola nitratireducens FR1064 genome and encodes:
- the ruvA gene encoding Holliday junction branch migration protein RuvA, which encodes MIGRIKGTLIDKTPPDVLVDVNGVGYEIQLPMTSFYQLPNIGEVATIYTHFIVREDAQLLFGFSDTSERALFRELIKANGVGPKLACTILSGMSAQDFVQCVIHEDISNLVKLPGVGKKTAERLVVELKDKLEKLSRSDVHFDSSAPSLPNSQIQRPSLRGDAHAKNEALSALLALGYKPMQAEKVIKQVYVEGMTSEQAIRESLRAMS
- the ruvB gene encoding Holliday junction branch migration DNA helicase RuvB, whose amino-acid sequence is MIEADRLIQAVADPEDEVIDRAIRPKMLSDYTGQAHVCEQMEIFIQAARKRSDALDHLLIFGPPGLGKTTLANIVANEMGVNIKTTSGPVLEKAGDLAALLTNLEENDVLFIDEIHRLSPVVEEILYPAMEDYQLDIMIGEGPAARSIKLDLPPFTLIGATTRAGSLTSPLRDRFGIVQRLEFYNVSDLTDIIQRSASYLNLSMDKEGAFEMAKRSRGTPRIANRLLRRVRDYAEIKADGNINADVAAKALNMLDVDNKGFDFMDRKLLLAIIEKFMGGPVGLDNIAAAIGEEKETIEDVIEPYLIQQGFLQRTPRGRIATQHAYLHFGLTMPKID